One segment of Streptomyces sp. XD-27 DNA contains the following:
- a CDS encoding NAD-dependent epimerase/dehydratase → MRVLLLGSGGYLGRYVAEHLLADPSVQLTALGRGDDADVRFDLSTGSPGALTRFLDAVHPGVVINCAGATRGGARELTRHNTVAVATVCEAMRRSGCAARLVQIGCASEYGPSQPGSSTAEDAVPRPGGPYGVSKLAATELVLGSGLDAIVLRVFSPVGPGTPAGSPLGRLADAMRRAMQSGDGELKLSGLGVQRDFVDVRDVARAVHAASLSAAQGVVNIGSGRAVRLRDAAAVLARVAGFGGSLNEVDVPAARQPLAQAVGTTATATTSAIAATAHAEQSGGAAPAVSPYPDGCGAWQQADVRTARDRLGWRPRIALEESLADIWMEAACRI, encoded by the coding sequence ATGAGGGTTCTGCTTCTCGGATCCGGCGGATACCTCGGCCGTTACGTCGCCGAACACCTGCTCGCCGACCCGTCGGTCCAGCTCACCGCCCTCGGTCGGGGCGATGACGCCGACGTCCGGTTCGACCTGTCCACCGGCAGCCCCGGCGCGCTCACCCGCTTCCTGGACGCCGTCCACCCCGGCGTCGTCATCAACTGCGCCGGCGCGACGCGCGGCGGCGCCCGCGAGCTGACCCGGCACAACACCGTCGCCGTCGCCACGGTCTGCGAGGCGATGCGCCGCAGCGGCTGCGCGGCCCGACTGGTGCAGATCGGCTGCGCCTCCGAGTACGGGCCCTCGCAGCCCGGCTCCTCCACGGCGGAGGACGCCGTGCCGCGACCCGGAGGCCCGTACGGGGTGAGCAAGCTGGCCGCCACCGAGCTGGTCCTCGGCTCCGGCCTGGACGCCATCGTGCTGCGCGTGTTCTCGCCGGTCGGGCCCGGCACCCCGGCCGGCTCCCCGCTCGGCCGGCTCGCCGACGCCATGCGCCGCGCCATGCAGTCCGGCGACGGCGAGCTCAAGCTCAGCGGGCTCGGCGTCCAGCGCGACTTCGTGGACGTACGGGACGTGGCGCGGGCGGTGCACGCCGCCTCGCTCTCCGCCGCGCAGGGCGTGGTCAACATCGGCAGCGGACGCGCCGTGCGGCTGCGCGACGCCGCCGCCGTCCTCGCCCGGGTCGCCGGGTTCGGCGGCTCTCTTAATGAAGTCGACGTCCCGGCCGCCCGGCAGCCCCTCGCGCAGGCCGTGGGGACCACCGCCACCGCCACCACCTCCGCCATCGCCGCCACCGCGCACGCCGAGCAGTCCGGCGGCGCGGCCCCGGCCGTGTCCCCGTACCCCGACGGCTGCGGCGCCTGGCAGCAGGCCGACGTCCGCACCGCCCGCGACCGGCTCGGCTGGCGGCCGCGGATCGCCCTGGAGGAATCGCTCGCCGACATCTGGATGGAGGCGGCATGTCGCATCTGA
- a CDS encoding spherulation-specific family 4 protein, protein MSHLISAGPRADAAPTAARLGFGVPGYAHPLVAPTEWAELTRADLPLHWAVLNVARGPGARPDPYCLAATARLREAGGRVLGHLDLRACTRLLGELLADAHRYLDWYGVEGFYLDHCPTYRPDLPEVRRVATALRALRSGAYLVFGHGTHPDPGYGELADQLVTFRGTWADYRWSQAAEWTAGHPPERFCHLVHGVPRPHLDEALRIARWQGAGTIYFTDRTAAPGQDAGAADPWEALPGYWDEIVSRIGPGVSE, encoded by the coding sequence ATGTCGCATCTGATCTCCGCCGGGCCCCGCGCCGACGCCGCGCCGACCGCCGCCCGCCTGGGCTTCGGCGTCCCCGGATACGCCCACCCCCTGGTGGCCCCCACCGAGTGGGCCGAGCTGACCCGCGCCGACCTCCCCCTCCACTGGGCCGTGCTGAACGTCGCACGCGGGCCCGGCGCCCGGCCCGACCCGTACTGCCTCGCCGCCACCGCACGGCTGCGCGAGGCGGGCGGCCGCGTCCTGGGCCACCTGGACCTCCGGGCCTGCACCCGGCTCCTGGGCGAACTCCTCGCCGACGCCCACCGCTATCTCGACTGGTACGGAGTCGAGGGCTTCTACCTCGACCACTGCCCCACGTACCGCCCCGACCTTCCCGAGGTCCGCCGGGTGGCCACCGCCCTGCGCGCGCTGCGGAGCGGCGCGTACCTGGTGTTCGGGCACGGCACGCACCCGGACCCGGGCTATGGGGAACTGGCCGACCAACTGGTGACCTTCCGCGGCACCTGGGCCGACTACCGCTGGTCCCAGGCGGCGGAGTGGACCGCCGGCCACCCGCCGGAGCGCTTCTGCCATCTGGTGCACGGCGTGCCCCGCCCCCATCTGGACGAGGCGCTGCGCATCGCCCGCTGGCAGGGCGCGGGCACGATCTACTTCACCGACCGCACCGCCGCGCCCGGCCAGGACGCCGGCGCCGCGGACCCCTGGGAGGCGCTGCCCGGCTACTGGGACGAAATCGTCTCGCGGATCGGACCTGGTGTCTCGGAATGA
- the moeZ gene encoding adenylyltransferase/sulfurtransferase MoeZ yields the protein MSLPPLVEPAAELTVDEVRRYSRHLIIPDVAMDGQKRLKNAKVLCVGAGGLGSPALMYLAAAGVGTLGIVEFDEVDESNLQRQIIHSQADIGRSKAESAKDTVLGINPYVNVVLHEGRLEADNVMEIFSQYDLIVDGTDNFATRYLVNDACVLLNKPYVWGSIYRFDGQASVFWSEHGPCYRCLYPEPPPPGMVPSCAEGGVLGVLCASIGSIQVTEAIKVLTGTGEPLVGRLMIYDALEMTYRQVKVRKDPNCAVCGPNPTVTELIDYEAFCGVVSEEAQEAALGSTITPKQLKEWIDGGESIDIIDVREPNEYEIVSIPGARLIPKNEFLMGGALQDLPQDKRIVLHCKTGVRSAEVLAVLKSAGFADAVHVGGGVIGWVNQIEPEKPVY from the coding sequence GTGTCGCTGCCACCCCTGGTCGAGCCGGCTGCCGAGCTCACCGTCGACGAGGTCCGCAGGTACTCGCGCCATCTGATCATCCCGGATGTCGCGATGGACGGACAGAAGCGGCTGAAGAACGCCAAGGTGCTCTGTGTGGGCGCCGGCGGCCTCGGCTCGCCCGCCCTGATGTACCTCGCCGCGGCCGGTGTCGGCACCCTGGGCATCGTGGAGTTCGACGAGGTCGACGAGTCGAACCTGCAGCGCCAGATCATCCACAGCCAGGCGGACATCGGCCGGTCCAAGGCGGAGTCCGCCAAGGACACCGTCCTCGGCATCAACCCGTACGTGAACGTCGTGCTGCACGAGGGCCGCCTCGAGGCGGACAACGTGATGGAGATCTTCTCCCAGTACGACCTGATCGTGGACGGCACGGACAACTTCGCCACCCGCTATCTGGTCAACGACGCGTGCGTGCTGCTGAACAAGCCGTACGTCTGGGGTTCGATCTACCGCTTCGACGGCCAGGCGTCGGTCTTCTGGAGCGAGCACGGCCCCTGCTACCGCTGCCTGTACCCGGAGCCCCCGCCGCCGGGCATGGTGCCGTCCTGCGCCGAGGGCGGCGTGCTCGGCGTGCTGTGCGCCTCCATCGGGTCGATCCAGGTGACCGAGGCCATCAAGGTGCTGACCGGCACCGGTGAGCCGCTGGTCGGCCGCCTGATGATCTACGACGCCCTGGAGATGACCTACCGGCAGGTCAAGGTCCGCAAGGACCCGAACTGCGCGGTCTGCGGCCCGAACCCGACCGTCACCGAGCTGATCGACTACGAGGCGTTCTGCGGCGTGGTGTCGGAGGAGGCCCAGGAGGCCGCCCTCGGCTCCACGATCACTCCCAAGCAGCTCAAGGAGTGGATCGACGGCGGCGAGAGCATCGACATCATCGATGTCCGCGAGCCGAACGAGTACGAGATCGTCTCGATCCCCGGCGCCCGGCTGATCCCGAAGAACGAGTTCCTGATGGGCGGCGCCCTTCAGGACCTGCCACAGGACAAGAGGATCGTCCTGCATTGCAAGACGGGCGTCCGCTCGGCGGAGGTCCTGGCCGTGCTGAAGTCCGCGGGCTTCGCGGACGCCGTCCACGTGGGCGGCGGAGTGATCGGCTGGGTCAACCAGATCGAGCCGGAGAAGCCGGTCTACTGA
- a CDS encoding alpha/beta hydrolase — MPSSIRTTRSRALVSAALVLALAALTGCGGDDDKDSASDPSSSAPAGGLPAALTQQKLDWKECAAPTSAQGGGEAPGGDWQCATLKAPLDYAKPDGDTIDVALTRAQAKDKGKRIGSLVFNFGGPGGSGITGLPGFAEEYDTLRSRYDLVSFDPRGVGESSGVRCLGDKELDTYYTTVDGSPDDDAEVTALTAATKKYDDACRKNSGKVLPYVDTVSAARDMDLMRQVLGDKKLYYFGISYGTELGGVYAHLYPKNVGRSVLDAVVDPTEDPVTGSIAQAKGFQLALENYMKDCAKQGRLCPTGKGGAAGSQKIVALLNKLDKKPLETEDGRKLTQELALTGIGAALYDKEAWQYLTIALNEAMRAGKGNTLLLLADSYLSRDDQGRYANIQAANRAINCVDDKQRYTVEDVRAKLPEFRKASPVFGESMAWGMTSCTGWPAAGKTEHPEVSAKGSAPILVIGNTGDPATPYEGARKMAKELGDGVGIEVTLKGEGHGGYNSGNSCLKQAVDAYLLEGKVPASGTTCS, encoded by the coding sequence ATGCCGAGTTCCATACGGACCACGCGATCCAGAGCCCTGGTCTCCGCAGCCCTCGTGCTCGCGCTCGCCGCCCTCACCGGCTGCGGCGGGGACGACGACAAGGACAGCGCGTCCGACCCCTCCTCCTCGGCCCCCGCGGGCGGCCTGCCCGCCGCCCTCACCCAGCAGAAGCTGGACTGGAAGGAGTGCGCGGCCCCGACCTCGGCGCAAGGCGGCGGCGAGGCGCCGGGCGGCGACTGGCAGTGCGCCACCCTCAAGGCCCCGCTGGACTACGCCAAGCCGGACGGGGACACCATCGACGTCGCCCTGACCCGCGCCCAGGCCAAGGACAAGGGCAAGCGGATCGGCTCCCTCGTCTTCAACTTCGGCGGTCCCGGCGGCTCCGGCATCACCGGGCTCCCCGGCTTCGCCGAGGAGTACGACACCCTGCGCTCGCGCTACGACCTGGTGAGCTTCGACCCGCGCGGCGTGGGCGAGAGCTCGGGCGTGCGCTGCCTGGGCGACAAGGAACTCGACACGTACTACACGACGGTCGACGGCTCACCGGACGACGACGCCGAGGTGACGGCGCTGACCGCCGCCACCAAGAAGTACGACGACGCCTGCCGGAAGAACTCCGGCAAGGTGCTGCCCTACGTCGACACGGTCAGCGCCGCCCGAGACATGGACCTGATGCGCCAGGTCCTCGGCGACAAGAAGCTGTACTACTTCGGCATCTCCTACGGCACGGAGCTGGGCGGCGTCTACGCCCACCTCTACCCGAAGAACGTGGGCCGCTCGGTGCTGGACGCGGTCGTCGACCCGACCGAGGACCCGGTCACGGGCTCCATCGCCCAGGCCAAGGGCTTCCAGCTGGCGCTCGAGAACTACATGAAGGACTGCGCCAAGCAGGGTCGGCTCTGCCCGACCGGCAAGGGGGGCGCCGCGGGCAGCCAGAAGATCGTCGCGCTGCTGAACAAGCTGGACAAGAAGCCGCTGGAGACCGAGGACGGGCGCAAGCTCACCCAGGAGCTGGCGCTCACCGGCATAGGGGCCGCGCTCTACGACAAGGAAGCCTGGCAGTACCTGACGATCGCGCTGAACGAGGCGATGCGGGCGGGCAAGGGCAACACGCTGCTCCTCCTGGCCGACTCCTACCTCAGCCGTGACGACCAGGGCCGGTACGCCAACATCCAGGCGGCCAACCGCGCCATCAACTGCGTCGACGACAAGCAGCGGTACACGGTCGAGGACGTGCGGGCGAAGCTGCCGGAGTTCCGCAAGGCGTCGCCGGTCTTCGGCGAGTCCATGGCCTGGGGCATGACCAGTTGCACCGGCTGGCCCGCCGCAGGCAAGACCGAGCACCCGGAGGTCAGCGCGAAGGGCTCGGCCCCGATCCTCGTCATCGGCAACACCGGCGACCCGGCGACCCCGTACGAGGGCGCGCGGAAGATGGCCAAGGAGCTGGGCGACGGCGTGGGCATCGAGGTCACTTTGAAGGGCGAGGGCCACGGCGGCTACAACAGCGGCAACAGCTGCCTGAAGCAGGCCGTCGACGCCTACCTGCTGGAGGGCAAGGTTCCCGCGAGCGGCACGACCTGCTCGTAA
- a CDS encoding flippase-like domain-containing protein, translated as MIRDQEETDVQQGAQPPDEARAPDVLPRAPRTPLTKSAPESQDPPAPQDPPPAEADDDDGGEPAGEHGDTHDDTHPDHRPHGSHAISGEGPDPRIGRVSGDEPLLPARVHRPSDLLRLLLGILGIGIVLAISAFAHGTTSGLEKDIGEGTEQAPALLIDLTGLGASVAVLILPVAFAVERLVKRDGLRIADGVLAAVLAHGVSLATDLWVAEGAPDSIREALTQESPGGTFSDPVHGYLAPVIAYMTAVGMARRPRWRVAMWCVLLLDAFAVLIGGYTTPFAIVITVLIGWTVAYGTLYAVGSPNVRPTGQHLLAGLRRVGFKPVSAMRSEDAEPYDTDGAAAAQSDRGRRYLVTLEDGPPLDVTVVDREQQARGFFYRLWQRLALRSITQPRSLQSLRQALEQEALLAYAAIAAGAAAPKLIATSELGPDAVMLVYEHIGGRSLNSLPDEEVTDELLASAWHQVKALQSRRIAHRRLDGDALLVDRSGRVILTDLRGGEIAAGDLVLRMDIAQLLTTLALRVGPERSVAAAVDVLGPDTVADALPLLQPLALNRGTRATLRQLARERAQRQREAVLEASRARKAAKEAREAVDAEAAREPETGTGRPGQVSDRKAAKAEKQAVKAQKEAEKRAIDEALEEAREEDLLSRIRQQVLLKRPQAPIEPVRLERIKPRTLVTFCAGAFAAYFLLSQFTHIQLSTVISGANYFWVAIALVFSALTYVAAAISLLGFVPEKVPFGRTVLAQVAASFAKLVAPAAVGGVALNTRFLQRAGVRPGLAVASVGASQLFGLASHIILLMTFGYITGTERTPTLSPSRTVIAGLLTAAVLALVVTAIPAMRKFVSTRVRSLFAGVVPRMLDVLQRPQKLVAGIGGMLLLTAAFVMCLDASIRAFGGDLSYASIAVVFLAGNALGSAAPTPGGVGAVEAALITGLTFAGLPYETATPAVFLFRLMTFWLPVLPGWLSFTHLTRKEAL; from the coding sequence GTGATACGAGATCAAGAAGAAACAGACGTGCAGCAAGGTGCGCAGCCTCCGGACGAGGCCCGCGCCCCTGACGTGCTGCCGCGCGCCCCACGGACCCCGCTGACCAAGTCCGCCCCCGAATCCCAGGACCCGCCCGCGCCCCAGGACCCGCCTCCGGCCGAGGCCGACGACGACGACGGTGGCGAGCCCGCCGGCGAGCACGGCGACACGCACGACGACACACACCCCGACCACCGCCCGCACGGCAGCCACGCCATCTCCGGCGAGGGCCCCGACCCGCGGATCGGCCGGGTCTCCGGCGACGAGCCGCTGCTCCCCGCCCGCGTCCACCGCCCCTCCGACCTGCTGCGGCTGCTGCTCGGCATCCTCGGCATCGGCATCGTCCTGGCCATCTCCGCCTTCGCGCACGGCACCACCAGCGGCCTGGAGAAGGACATCGGCGAGGGCACCGAGCAGGCGCCCGCGCTGCTGATCGACCTGACGGGTCTCGGCGCCAGCGTCGCGGTGCTCATCCTGCCGGTGGCCTTCGCCGTCGAACGGCTGGTCAAACGCGACGGGCTGCGGATCGCGGACGGCGTACTCGCCGCCGTACTCGCCCACGGCGTCTCCCTTGCCACCGACCTGTGGGTCGCCGAGGGCGCTCCCGACTCGATCCGCGAGGCGCTCACCCAGGAGTCGCCGGGCGGCACGTTCAGCGATCCCGTGCACGGCTATCTGGCCCCGGTCATCGCCTATATGACCGCCGTCGGCATGGCCCGCAGGCCGCGCTGGCGGGTGGCCATGTGGTGCGTGCTGCTGCTGGACGCCTTCGCGGTGCTCATCGGCGGCTACACGACGCCGTTCGCCATCGTCATCACCGTGCTGATCGGCTGGACGGTGGCCTACGGCACGCTGTACGCGGTCGGCTCCCCGAATGTGCGGCCCACTGGGCAGCACCTCCTCGCCGGGCTGCGCCGCGTCGGCTTCAAGCCCGTCAGCGCGATGCGCTCCGAGGACGCCGAGCCGTACGACACCGACGGCGCCGCCGCAGCGCAGAGTGACCGCGGCCGCCGGTATCTGGTCACGCTGGAGGACGGCCCGCCGCTGGACGTGACGGTCGTGGACCGCGAGCAGCAGGCCCGCGGCTTCTTCTACCGCCTGTGGCAGCGGCTCGCGCTGCGCAGCATCACCCAGCCCCGCAGCCTCCAGTCGCTGCGCCAGGCGCTGGAGCAGGAGGCGCTGCTGGCGTACGCGGCGATCGCCGCCGGCGCCGCGGCGCCCAAACTGATCGCCACCTCCGAGCTGGGCCCGGACGCCGTGATGCTGGTCTACGAGCACATCGGCGGCCGCTCGCTGAACTCCCTGCCGGACGAGGAGGTCACCGACGAGCTGCTGGCGAGCGCCTGGCACCAGGTCAAGGCGCTCCAGTCGCGTCGGATCGCCCATCGCAGGCTGGACGGCGACGCGCTCCTGGTGGATCGTTCCGGCAGGGTGATCCTCACCGACCTGCGCGGCGGCGAGATCGCGGCGGGCGACCTGGTCCTGCGGATGGACATCGCGCAGCTGCTCACCACGCTCGCGCTGCGGGTCGGCCCGGAGCGTTCGGTGGCCGCCGCCGTGGACGTCCTCGGCCCGGACACGGTCGCCGACGCGCTTCCGCTGCTGCAGCCACTCGCCCTCAACCGCGGCACCCGTGCGACGCTGCGCCAGCTGGCGCGGGAGCGCGCGCAGCGCCAGCGCGAGGCGGTCCTGGAGGCGTCCCGCGCCAGGAAGGCCGCCAAGGAGGCCCGCGAGGCGGTGGACGCCGAGGCGGCGCGGGAGCCGGAGACCGGGACCGGCCGGCCCGGCCAGGTCAGCGACCGCAAGGCGGCCAAGGCCGAGAAGCAGGCGGTGAAGGCGCAGAAGGAGGCCGAGAAGCGCGCGATCGACGAGGCGCTGGAGGAGGCCCGCGAGGAGGACCTGCTCTCCCGGATCCGGCAGCAGGTGCTGCTCAAGCGGCCGCAGGCGCCCATAGAGCCGGTGCGCCTGGAGCGCATCAAGCCGCGCACGCTGGTGACCTTCTGTGCCGGTGCCTTCGCCGCGTACTTCCTGCTGTCCCAGTTCACCCACATCCAGCTGAGCACGGTGATCAGCGGCGCGAACTACTTCTGGGTGGCGATCGCGCTCGTCTTCTCCGCGCTCACCTATGTGGCCGCGGCGATCAGCCTGCTGGGGTTCGTCCCGGAGAAAGTGCCGTTCGGGCGGACGGTGCTGGCGCAGGTCGCCGCCTCGTTCGCCAAGCTGGTGGCGCCCGCGGCGGTCGGCGGCGTGGCGCTCAACACCCGCTTCCTCCAACGCGCGGGGGTGCGGCCGGGTCTGGCGGTGGCGAGTGTGGGCGCCTCCCAGCTCTTCGGCCTGGCCAGCCACATCATCCTGCTGATGACCTTCGGCTACATCACCGGGACCGAGCGCACCCCGACGCTCTCGCCGTCCCGCACCGTGATCGCCGGGCTGCTGACGGCCGCCGTACTGGCGCTGGTGGTGACGGCGATCCCCGCAATGCGGAAGTTCGTTTCCACTCGCGTGCGTTCGCTGTTCGCCGGTGTCGTCCCGCGCATGCTGGACGTCCTCCAGCGGCCCCAGAAGCTGGTGGCGGGCATCGGCGGGATGCTGCTGCTCACGGCCGCCTTCGTGATGTGCCTGGACGCGTCGATCAGGGCGTTCGGCGGCGATCTGAGCTACGCGAGCATCGCCGTGGTGTTCCTCGCGGGCAACGCGCTGGGGTCGGCGGCGCCCACCCCGGGCGGTGTCGGCGCGGTCGAGGCGGCGCTGATCACCGGTCTGACCTTCGCGGGCCTGCCGTACGAGACCGCGACCCCGGCGGTGTTCCTCTTCCGGCTGATGACATTCTGGCTGCCGGTACTGCCGGGTTGGCTGTCCTTCACCCACCTCACACGCAAAGAGGCACTGTAA
- a CDS encoding MGMT family protein: MSPESEEAGAADAPPVGGAGAPDDAGGSPLPEYAERVLEVAELIPPGRVMTYGDVAEWLGEGGPRQVGRVMALYGGAVPWWRVVRADGRLLPGHEVRALGHYQEEGTPLRAAARGAHGHIPRLDLAAARWDGGVDGDIPHT; the protein is encoded by the coding sequence ATGAGTCCGGAGAGCGAGGAAGCGGGGGCCGCGGACGCTCCCCCGGTCGGCGGTGCCGGGGCACCCGACGACGCCGGGGGATCGCCCCTGCCCGAGTACGCGGAGCGGGTCCTGGAGGTCGCCGAACTGATTCCGCCCGGCCGGGTGATGACGTACGGGGACGTCGCCGAATGGCTGGGCGAGGGCGGCCCCCGACAGGTCGGGCGCGTCATGGCGCTCTACGGAGGGGCCGTGCCCTGGTGGCGCGTGGTCCGCGCGGACGGCCGCCTGCTGCCCGGCCACGAAGTCCGCGCCCTGGGGCACTACCAGGAGGAGGGCACGCCGCTGCGGGCGGCGGCGCGCGGCGCCCACGGCCACATACCGCGCCTCGATCTGGCCGCGGCCCGCTGGGACGGCGGCGTCGACGGAGACATCCCTCACACCTGA